A part of Gossypium hirsutum isolate 1008001.06 chromosome A07, Gossypium_hirsutum_v2.1, whole genome shotgun sequence genomic DNA contains:
- the LOC107926682 gene encoding protease Do-like 9 isoform X2 — MDAVVKVFCIHTEPNFSMPWQRKRQYSSSSSGFVISGRRVLTNAHSVEHYTQVKVKKRFGLCGEAAMLTVNNDVFWEGVSPVEFGELPALQDAVTVAGYPIGGDTISVTSRVVSRIEILSCIHGSTELLGLKIDAAINFGNSGGPAFNDKGHCVGITFQSLRQDEAENIGYVIPTPVIQHFIQDYEKNGAYTGFPILGIEWQKMENPDLRKAMGMKPEQKSVRIRRVDAAAPESGVLKSSDIVLGFDGVDIANDGTRFVFTTVSVPYLRSEYGDNYEYEAPMNLLDKLFHATPQSPDEQLVVVSQVFALNGKPVTNIRRLAEMVENCDDEFLKLDLEYEQTVVLRTKTAKATTPDILATHCIPSAMSADLKALRPWT, encoded by the exons ATGGATGCAGTGGTGAAGGTGTTTTGCATTCACACCGAGCCCAACTTCTCGATGCCTTGGCAGAGAAAAAGACAGTATAGTTCCAGCAGTAGTGGGTTCGTGATCAGCGGAAGAAGGGTTTTAACAAATGCGCATTCAGTCGAACATTACACTCAAGTTAAAGTTAAGAAAC GATTTGGTTTATGTGGTGAAGCAGCAATGCTTACAGTTAACAATGATGTGTTCTGGGAAGGAGTGTCACCAGTGGAATTTGGAGAATTACCTGCTCTTCAAGATGCTGTAACTGTTGCTGGTTACCCCATTGGGGGAGATACAATTTCTGTAACAAGCAGAGTTGTATCACGTATAGAAATCCTGTCTTGTATTCACGGGTCAACAGAGCTCCTTGGCTTGaag ATAGATGCTGCTATAAACTTTGGAAACAGTGGTGGGCCTGCCTTCAATGATAAAGGCCATTGTGTGGGAATCACATTTCAGTCTCTCAGACAAGACGAAGCAGAAAATATAGGGTATGTGATACCAACACCAGTCATCCAGCATTTTATCCAAGACTATGAGAAGAATGGAGCCTATACTG GATTCCCTATTTTGGGGATTGAGTGGCAAAAAATGGAAAACCCTGATTTGCGTAAAGCAATGGGCATGAAACCTGAACAGAAAAGTGTTCGAATCAGAAGAGTTGATGCCGCAGCTCCAGAATCAGGGGTTTTGAAGTCATCAGATATTGTGCTCGGCTTTGATGGGGTTGATATTGCCAATGATGGAACGA GATTTGTATTTACAACTGTATCTGTTCCTTATTTACGTTCTGAG TATGGGGACAATTATGAATATGAAGCTCCAATGAATCTATTGGACAAACTCTTTCATGCAACGCCACAGTCACCCGATGAACAGCTTGTTGTGGTGTCTCAG GTCTTTGCTCTTAATGGTAAGCCGGTGACGAATATAAGGAGATTGGCTGAGATGGTAGAGAACTGCGATGATGAGTTTCTGAAATTGGACTTGGAATATGAACag ACAGTAGTGCTTCGAACAAAGACAGCAAAAGCAACTACTCCGGACATTCTTGCAACCCACTGTATACCATCAGCAATGTCAGCTGATCTCAAAGCATTGAGACCATGGacttaa
- the LOC107926682 gene encoding protease Do-like 9 isoform X1: protein MDAVVKVFCIHTEPNFSMPWQRKRQYSSSSSGFVISGRRVLTNAHSVEHYTQVKVKKRFGLCGEAAMLTVNNDVFWEGVSPVEFGELPALQDAVTVAGYPIGGDTISVTSRVVSRIEILSCIHGSTELLGLKIDAAINFGNSGGPAFNDKGHCVGITFQSLRQDEAENIGYVIPTPVIQHFIQDYEKNGAYTGFPILGIEWQKMENPDLRKAMGMKPEQKSVRIRRVDAAAPESGVLKSSDIVLGFDGVDIANDGTRFVFTTVSVPYLRSEYGDNYEYEAPMNLLDKLFHATPQSPDEQLVVVSQVLVSDINIRYEDIVNAQVFALNGKPVTNIRRLAEMVENCDDEFLKLDLEYEQTVVLRTKTAKATTPDILATHCIPSAMSADLKALRPWT, encoded by the exons ATGGATGCAGTGGTGAAGGTGTTTTGCATTCACACCGAGCCCAACTTCTCGATGCCTTGGCAGAGAAAAAGACAGTATAGTTCCAGCAGTAGTGGGTTCGTGATCAGCGGAAGAAGGGTTTTAACAAATGCGCATTCAGTCGAACATTACACTCAAGTTAAAGTTAAGAAAC GATTTGGTTTATGTGGTGAAGCAGCAATGCTTACAGTTAACAATGATGTGTTCTGGGAAGGAGTGTCACCAGTGGAATTTGGAGAATTACCTGCTCTTCAAGATGCTGTAACTGTTGCTGGTTACCCCATTGGGGGAGATACAATTTCTGTAACAAGCAGAGTTGTATCACGTATAGAAATCCTGTCTTGTATTCACGGGTCAACAGAGCTCCTTGGCTTGaag ATAGATGCTGCTATAAACTTTGGAAACAGTGGTGGGCCTGCCTTCAATGATAAAGGCCATTGTGTGGGAATCACATTTCAGTCTCTCAGACAAGACGAAGCAGAAAATATAGGGTATGTGATACCAACACCAGTCATCCAGCATTTTATCCAAGACTATGAGAAGAATGGAGCCTATACTG GATTCCCTATTTTGGGGATTGAGTGGCAAAAAATGGAAAACCCTGATTTGCGTAAAGCAATGGGCATGAAACCTGAACAGAAAAGTGTTCGAATCAGAAGAGTTGATGCCGCAGCTCCAGAATCAGGGGTTTTGAAGTCATCAGATATTGTGCTCGGCTTTGATGGGGTTGATATTGCCAATGATGGAACGA GATTTGTATTTACAACTGTATCTGTTCCTTATTTACGTTCTGAG TATGGGGACAATTATGAATATGAAGCTCCAATGAATCTATTGGACAAACTCTTTCATGCAACGCCACAGTCACCCGATGAACAGCTTGTTGTGGTGTCTCAG gttcTTGTATCTGATATCAATATTAGATATGAGGACATTGTTAACGCTCAG GTCTTTGCTCTTAATGGTAAGCCGGTGACGAATATAAGGAGATTGGCTGAGATGGTAGAGAACTGCGATGATGAGTTTCTGAAATTGGACTTGGAATATGAACag ACAGTAGTGCTTCGAACAAAGACAGCAAAAGCAACTACTCCGGACATTCTTGCAACCCACTGTATACCATCAGCAATGTCAGCTGATCTCAAAGCATTGAGACCATGGacttaa
- the LOC107926683 gene encoding L10-interacting MYB domain-containing protein-like: MSMSAIEVSGEKVKVMWDKRLLEIFCDICIKEILKGNRPGTHFTKDGWLKIMTNFEKETGKAFSQRQLKNRWDALKKEWKAWKKLKGEDTGLGWNPIKRTVDALDDWWESRLKVVLEAQKFRTLGIDPEFEGKLD, translated from the exons ATGAGTATGTCGGCGATTGAAGTTAGTGgtgaaaaagtgaaagtaatgtGGGATAAGAGATTGTTAGAAATATTTTGTGATATTTGTATTAAAGAGATATTGAAAGGTAATAGGCCTGGTACTCATTTCACAAAAGATGGATGGTTGAAAATAATGACCAACTTTGAGAAAGAAACGGGCAAGGCTTTTTCACAAAGACAACTTAAAAATAGGTGGGATGCCCTAAAAAAAGAATGGAAAGCTTGGAAGAAACTTAAAGGTGAAGATACTGGTCTAGGGTGGAATCCTATAAAAAGAACCGTTGATGCATTGGATGATTGGTGGGAGAGTAGGCTAAAG GTTGTGCTTGAAGCTCAAAAATTTAGAACATTGGGTATTGATCCTGAATTCGAAGGGAAGTTAGACTAA
- the LOC107926681 gene encoding protease Do-like 9 encodes MGDTKRKRGRKPKNPTPSQPLQSPPSSPLDDVFSLSNIEIIPSTSSAVEITTTASRPRGRPKKLPKLPDNPDPLPPPPILSPCRHVSNGTAIGLGGGSGGGELAVDPIGARVVPAMDAVVKVFCVHTEPNFSLPWQRKRQYSSSSSGFVISRRRVLTNAHSVEHYTQVKVKKRGSDTKYLATVLSIGTECDIAMLTVNDDEFWEGVSPVEFGELPALQDAVTVVGYPIGGDTISVTSGVVSRIEILSYVHGSTELLGLQIDAAINSGNSGGPAFNDKGNCVGIAFQSLKHEDAENIGYVIPTPVIQHFIQDYEKNEAYTGFPILGIEWQKMENPDLRKAMGMKPEQKGVRIRRVDPTAPESGVLKSSDIVLSFDGVDIANDGTVPFRHGERIGFSYLVSQKYAGDNSAIKVLRSSAILNFNIKLTSHRRLVPAHNKGRPPSYYIIAGFVFTTISVPYLRSEYGKDYEYEAPVKLLDKLLHSMPQSPDEQLVVVSQVLVSDINIGYEDIVNTQVLALNGKPVKNLRRLAEMVENCDDEFLKFDLEYEQIVVLRTKTAKAATPDILATHCIPSAMSVDLKA; translated from the exons ATGGGGGATACCAAAAGAAAAAGAGgccgaaaacccaaaaaccctacCCCCTCCCAACCCTTACAATCGCCTCCTTCCTCTCCTTTGGACGATGTCTTCTCTCTCAGTAACATCGAAATCATCCCTTCTACCTCCTCCGCCGTCGAAATCACTACCACCGCTTCCCGTCCTCGTGGTCGCCCTAAGAAACTCCCCAAACTCCCCGATAACCCCGACCCTCTTCCCCCTCCCCCAATCCTATCTCCTTGCCGCCATGTTTCCAACGGCACCGCCATTGGACTTGGAGGAGGAAGTGGAGGAGGGGAGTTGGCCGTGGATCCTATTGGTGCTCGAGTGGTGCCGGCAATGGATGCAGTGGTGAAGGTGTTTTGCGTTCACACGGAACCCAACTTCTCGTTGCCTTGGCAGAGAAAAAGACAGTATAGTTCCAGCAGTAGTGGGTTCGTGATCAGCAGGAGAAGGGTTTTAACAAATGCTCATTCAGTCGAACATTACACTCAAGTTAAAGTTAAGAAACGTGGGTCTGATACTAAGTACTTGGCTACTGTCCTTTCTATTGGAACCGAATGTGATATTG CAATGCTTACAGTTAACGATGATGAGTTCTGGGAAGGTGTGTCACCAGTGGAATTTGGAGAATTACCTGCTCTTCAAGATGCTGTAACTGTTGTTGGTTACCCCATTGGGGGAGATACGATTTCTGTAACAAGCGGAGTTGTATCACGTATAGAAATCTTGTCTTATGTACACGGGTCAACAGAGCTCCTTGGCTTgcag ATAGATGCTGCTATAAACTCTGGGAACTCTGGTGGGCCTGCCTTCAATGATAAAGGCAATTGCGTGGGAATCGCATTTCAGTCTCTCAAACATGAAGATGCAGAAAATATAGGGTATGTAATACCAACACCAGTCATCCAGCATTTTATCCAAGACTATGAGAAGAATGAAGCCTATACTG GATTCCCTATTTTGGGGATTGAGTGGCAAAAAATGGAAAACCCTGATTTGCGTAAAGCAATGGGCATGAAACCTGAACAGAAAGGTGTTCGAATCAGAAGAGTTGATCCCACTGCTCCAGAATCTGGGGTTTTGAAGTCATCAGATATTGTGCTCAGCTTTGATGGGGTTGATATTGCCAATGATGGAACGG TTCCTTTTAGGCATGGAGAACGCATAGGTTTTAGTTACCTAGTGTCACAAAAATATGCTGGGGATAATTCAGCTATTAAAGTTCTACGTAGTTCTGCGATTCTCAATTTCAACATCAAACTTACATCACATAGAAGGCTTGTTCCAGCACACAATAAGGGCAGGCCTCCTTCATATTATATAATTGCAGGATTTGTGTTTACAACTATATCTGTTCCATATTTACGTTCTGAG TATGGGAAGGATTATGAATATGAAGCTCCAGTGAAGCTATTGGACAAACTCTTGCATTCAATGCCGCAGTCACCCGATGAACAGCTTGTTGTGGTGTCTCAG GTTCTTGTATCTGATATCAATATTGGATATGAGGACATTGTTAACACTCAG GTCCTTGCTCTTAATGGTAAGCCAGTGAAGAATTTAAGGAGATTGGCTGAGATGGTAGAGAACTGTGATGATGAGTTTCTGAAATTTGACTTAGAATATGAACag ATAGTAGTGCTTAGAACAAAGACAGCAAAAGCAGCTACTCCGGACATTCTTGCAACCCACTGTATACCATCAGCAATGTCTGTTGATCTGAAGGCATGA